The Malus domestica chromosome 13, GDT2T_hap1 genome includes a window with the following:
- the PIN7 gene encoding auxin efflux carrier component 3: MISWHDLYKVLTAVVPLYVAMILAYGSVRWWKIFSPDQCSGINRFVAIFAVPLLSFHFISTNDPYTMNFRFIAADTLQKIIMLFALGLWTNFTRNGSLEWMITIFSLSTLPNTLVMGIPLLIAMYGHKIPESGSLMVQVVVLQCIIWYTLLLFLFEYRGAKLLIMEQFPETAASIVSFKVDSDVVSLDGRDFLETDAEIGDDGKLHVKVRKSNASRRSLSAMTPRPSNLTGAEIYSLSSSRNPTPRGSNFNPSDFYSMMGVQGFNTRHSNFGPADLYSVQSSRGPTPRPSNFEENCAAQTVTSPRFGFYPAQTVPASYPAPNPEFSAPIAKSNSKNQQPPPQPQVEAPPVSNSAIAKTNSHHDAKELHMFVWSSSASPVSDGGGLHVFGGNDSSAAEQSGRSDQGAKEIRMIVADHPQNGENKAAVPESAPTAEGYGREAFSFGGRGGEGEEAERERAGPTGLTKLGSNSTTELHPKGGALGDPHESSVGKQMPPASVMTRLILIMVWRKLIRNPNTYSSLIGLIWSLIAFRWHVEMPRIVEKSISILSDAGLGMAMFSLGLFMALQPKIIACGNSVAGFAMAVRFLTGPAVMAAASIAVGLRGTLLHLAIVQAALPQGIVPFVFAKEYNVHPAILSTGVIFGMLIALPITLVYYILLGL, encoded by the exons ATGATTTCGTGGCACGACCTTTACAAAGTCTTGACGGCGGTGGTGCCGCTGTACGTGGCCATGATCTTAGCCTACGGCTCCGTCCGGTGGTGGAAGATCTTCTCCCCCGACCAGTGCTCCGGCATCAACCGCTTCGTCGCGATATTTGCCGTCCCCTTGCTCTCCTTCCACTTCATCTCCACCAACGACCCCTACACCATGAACTTCCGGTTCATCGCCGCCGATACCCTCCAGAAAATCATCATGCTCTTTGCCCTCGGCCTCTGGACCAACTTCACCCGCAACGGCAGCCTCGAGTGGATGATTACAATTTTCTCCCTCTCTACTCTCCCCAACACTCTCGTCATGGGGATTCCGCTGTTAATCGCCATGTACGGCCATAAAATCCCGGAATCCGGCAGCCTCATGGTGCAGGTGGTGGTACTGCAGTGCATCATCTGGTACactctcctcctcttcctcttcgaGTACCGTGGCGCCAAGCTTCTAATCATGGAGCAGTTCCCGGAGACCGCCGCCTCCATCGTCTCCTTCAAAGTCGACTCCGACGTCGTATCGCTCGACGGTCGCGATTTTCTCGAGACCGACGCCGAAATCGGCGACGACGGAAAGCTCCACGTCAAGGTCCGGAAGTCCAACGCATCAAGGCGGTCACTCTCCGCAATGACCCCTCGGCCGTCGAACCTCACCGGCGCCGAGATTTACAGCCTGAGCTCCTCCCGAAACCCGACGCCGAGAGGCTCCAATTTCAACCCCTCCGATTTTTACTCCATGATGGGAGTCCAAGGGTTCAACACCCGGCACTCCAATTTCGGACCCGCCGACTTGTATTCGGTTCAGTCCTCCCGCGGTCCGACTCCCCGACCCTCCAATTTCGAAGAGAATTGCGCCGCTCAGACCGTTACGTCTCCCCGGTTTGGGTTTTATCCCGCGCAGACGGTACCCGCGTCGTACCCGGCTCCTAATCCGGAGTTCTCGGCACCCATAGCTAAAAGTAACAGCAAAAATCAGCAGCCGCCGCCGCAGCCCCAAGTGGAGGCGCCACCGGTTTCGAATAGTGCTATTGCTAAAACGAATAGTCATCACGATGCTAAAGAGCTCCACATGTTTGTATGGAGCTCCAGCGCGTCCCCGGTTTCCGATGGCGGTGGGCTTCATGTTTTTGGCGGGAACGATTCCAGTGCGGCCGAGCAATCTGGACGGTCCGATCAGGGCGCCAAGGAGATAAGAATGATTGTTGCTGATCACCCCCAAAACGGAGAAAACAAAG CGGCAGTTCCGGAGAGTGCGCCGACGGCGGAGGGGTACGGCAGGGAAGCGTTTAGCTTCGGCGGGAGGGGCGGCGAGGGAGAGGAGGCTGAGAGGGAAAGAGCGGGACCCACAGGTCTTACTAAGCTGGGGTCAAACTCCACTACGGAGCTGCACCCAAAGGGCGGCGCACTTGGTGATCCTCATGAGTCAAGTGTCGGAAAGCAAATGCCTCCCGCGAGCGTTATGACCCGTCTGATCTTGATCATGGTGTGGCGGAAGCTTATCCGCAATCCCAACACGTATTCGAGCCTCATTGGTCTCATCTGGTCTCTCATCGCTTTCCG GTGGCATGTGGAGATGCCGAGAATAGTAGAAAAGTCCATTTCCATACTATCTGATGCTGGCCTTGGAATGGCTATGTTCAGCTTAG GTCTTTTTATGGCACTTCAACCCAAGATAATAGCATGTGGGAACTCAGTTGCCGGATTTGCAATGGCAGTAAGGTTCCTCACTGGCCCCGCCGTCATGGCTGCCGCCTCCATTGCTGTTGGCCTCCGTGGCACCCTCCTCCACTTAGCTATTGTCCAG GCTGCTCTTCCTCAAGGAATTGTTCCCTTTGTATTTGCCAAGGAGTACAATGTTCATCCAGCCATTCTTAGCACTGG GGTTATTTTCGGAATGTTGATAGCTTTACCAATTACTTTGGTCTACTACATTCTTCTGGGATTGTAA
- the LOC139190759 gene encoding probable aquaporin NIP-type, whose amino-acid sequence MSDQVAVTLEEGRSGNSERSGFWHSPEIVQLTQKVIAEVIGTYFVIFIGCGSVAVNKIYGSVTFPGICFTWGLIVMVMVYSLGHISGAHFNPAVTVTFAIFRHFPLKQVPLYIAAHVLGSILASGTLCLVLDVPQTAYFGTIPVGPNIRSLLMEIIASFLLMFVISGVATDSRAIGELAGIAVGMTITIDVFVAGPISGASMNPARSLGPAIVMHTYKGIWIYFVGPFIGTILGGFVYNLIRFTDKPLKELTDKPVLRELSKSASFFKSVSKNNSNRT is encoded by the exons ATGTCTGATCAAGTTGCGGTAACGTTGGAAGAAGGGCGCAGTGGTAACTCGGAGCGTTCTGGATTTTGGCATTCTCCAGAGATTGTTCAACTTACCCAAAAG GTAATTGCAGAGGTGATAGGGACATATTTTGTGATATTTATTGGATGTGGCTCGGTAGCAGTGAATAAAATTTACGGTTCAGTAACATTTCCAGGAATTTGCTTTACATGGGGATTAATCGTCATGGTTATGGTCTATTCCCTTGGCCATATCTCCGGTGCCCACTTTAATCCGGCCGTTACCGTCACCTTCGCCATCTTCCGCCATTTTCCACTCAAACAG GTGCCTCTGTATATTGCAGCGCATGTGTTAGGATCCATCCTTGCAAGCGGGACGTTATGCCTTGTTTTGGACGTGCCCCAAACGGCATATTTTGGAACAATACCAGTTGGACCAAACATTCGATCTTTGCTCATGGAGATCATTGCCTCTTTTCTCTTGATGTTTGTTATTTCAGGCGTCGCCACAGACAGCAGAGCT ATTGGAGAATTGGCAGGAATTGCTGTAGGAATGACAATAACCATCGACGTCTTTGTTGCCgg ACCGATCTCAGGGGCATCGATGAACCCAGCACGGAGCCTAGGGCCAGCAATAGTGATGCACACTTACAAGGGAATATGGATCTATTTTGTAGGTCCATTCATTGGCACCATACTCGGTGGATTTGTATACAATCTCATTCGGTTCACTGACAAACCATTGAAAGAGTTAACTGACAAACCAGTACTGCGGGAGTTAAGCAAGAGTGCTTCCTTCTTCAAATCCGTctccaaaaacaattctaatAGAACTTAA
- the LOC103451579 gene encoding homeobox-leucine zipper protein HOX3-like, whose protein sequence is MAVLPTAMGSSSLELTISVPGFSSYPSFPNSSVRDLDINQIPSLQGDQEEWMTAGMEDEEESSNGSGPPRKKLRLTKEQSRLLEESFRQNHTLNPKQKEALAMQLKLRPRQVEVWFQNRRARSKLKQTEMECEYLKRWFGSLTEQNRRLQKEVEELRAMKVSPPTVLYPHSCDPLPASTLTMCPRCERVTTTTTPDRNRGGGPTKTNNIPATAAPTLSTKVATPAL, encoded by the exons ATGGCGGTTTTACCGACGGCGATGGGATCGTCGAGCTTGGAGTTGACTATATCCGTACCTGGCTTCTCTTCGTACCCGTCTTTTCCTAATTCATCTG TGAGAGACTTGGACATAAACCAAATACCATCACTACAAGGAGATCAAGAAGAATGGATGACAGCGGGCAtggaagacgaagaagaaagcAGCAACGGATCGGGTCCTCCCCGCAAGAAGCTTCGTCTCACAAAGGAACAGTCTCGTCTTCTCGAAGAGAGCTTCAGACAAAACCACACCTTGAACCCT AAACAGAAAGAGGCGTTGGCGATGCAGTTGAAGCTGAGGCCACGCCAGGTCGAGGTGTGGTTTCAAAATCGTAGGGCCAG GAGCAAGCTGAAGCAAACAGAGATGGAATGCGAGTATCTGAAGAGATGGTTCGGATCGCTGACTGAACAGAACAGGCGGCTGCAAAAGGAGGTGGAGGAGCTGAGGGCAATGAAAGTCAGCCCGCCCACCGTGCTTTACCCCCACAGTTGCGACCCTCTTCCGGCATCCACACTCACCATGTGCCCTCGTTGCGAGCgagtcaccaccaccaccactcccGACAGGAACAGGGGCGGCGGGCCAACCAAGACTAATAATATCCCGGCCACCGCGGCCCCAACCTTGTCCACTAAAGTGGCGACGCCTGCCCTCTAA
- the LOC103451580 gene encoding ATP-dependent DNA helicase homolog RECG1, chloroplastic/mitochondrial-like has protein sequence MAPTVSAVQPCFSGNGLRSAIAFEAEKGYRNALGRKMRFSNFLFSTVSRLCSRPKHSLVKNNLEEVDIFGIASISDRSKLLNKVSALVGYDSLDDLIENEGAEKQSGMHVRDVVDEFDVSLVCARFPSIILGSSPRVELYDGTTSFNERMLLSTQSGEGFLSDTMCEEQSATVVIEENSHQTVPVEESSSKVLLKSQNHTGSVQFSLDSSISFIPGITKKRCRQLEDCGFHTLRQLLHHFPRTYADLQNAQMKIDDGQYLIFIGKVLSSRGIKASSSFSFIEVVVGCEIMDDESTEHLNDSADGRRKKTISLHLKKFFRGARFTSLPFLRLVEGKHKEGDFVCVSGKVRTMPVKGHYEMREYNIDVLKDENEVSFHAKGRPYPIYPSKGGLDPNVLRDIIARVAQVLAVDVDPIPKNITQDFGLLSLHDAYKGIHEPKSMDEADLARKRLIFDEFFYLQLARLYQMLEGLGTQIEKDGLLDKYRKPESSAAYTKEWSILTKKFSKALPYTLTPSQLTAVSEIIWDLRQPVPMNRLLQGDVGCGKTVVAFLACMEVIGSGYQAAFMVPTELLAVQHYEHLNKLLENMEDVERKPSIALLTGSTPSKQSRIILEGLRTGEISMVVGTTSLISDKIEFFALRIAVVDEQHRFGVIQRGRFNSKLYYTSINSRMVAASSDVTSKGDNHMAPHVLAMSATPIPRTLALALYGDMSLTQITDLPPGRIPVETFIIEGNDNGFEDVYEMMLDELKEGGRVYLVYPVIEQSEQLPQLRAAAADFEAISDRFQGYTCGLLHGRMKSDEKDEALRKFRSGETDILLSTQVIEIGVDVPDASMMVVMNAERFGIAQLHQLRGRVGRGVRKSKCLLLVSSSSSLTRLKVLGKSSDGFYLANMDLLLRGPGNLLGKKQSGHLPEFPIARLEVDGNILQEAHLAALKVLGASHDLEQFPLLKAELSMRQPLSILGD, from the exons ATGGCACCCACAGTCTCAGCTGTGCAACCT TGCTTCAGCGGGAATGGATTGAGAAGTGCAATTGCTTTTGAAGCTGAGAAGGGATATCGGAATGCTTTGGGTAGAAAAATGAG GTTCAGTAATTTTCTCTTTTCAACGGTATCGAGATTATGTTCTCGTCCAAAGCATAGTCTTGTCAAAAATAATTTGGAGGAAGTAGATATTTTTGGCATAGCAAGCATCTCAGATCGGTCAAAGTTGCTCAATAAG GTATCTGCTTTGGTTGGTTATGATAGTCTTGATGATTTGATTGAGAATGAAGGAGCTGAAAAGCAGTCCGGTATGCATGTTAGAGATGTCGTAGATGAATTTGATGTCTCCTTGGTGTGTGCACGATTTccatcaatcattttaggtAGTTCCCCTCGGGTGGAATTGTATGATGGAACCACCAGTTTCAATGAAAGGATGCTTTTGTCAACTCAAAGTGGTGAAGGATTTCTGTCTGATACTATGTGTGAAGAGCAG TCCGCAACTGTGGTTATTGAGGAAAACTCACATCAAACAGTTCCTGTGGAGGAATCTTCTAGCAAGGTTTTGCTTAAATCACAAAATCATACTGGGTCTGTTCAGTTTTCCCTGGACAGTTCTATCAGTTTCATACCTGGAATAACTAAGAAGCGCTGTCGGCAGCTAGAAGACTGTGGCTTTCATACA TTGCGGCAATTGCTTCACCACTTTCCTCGGACCTATGCGGATTTACAGAATGCTCAGATGAAAATTGATGATGGACAGTACTTGATTTTCATTGGGAAGGTATTAAGTTCGAG GGGAATCAAAGCTAGTAGTTCTTTCTCATTTATTGAGGTAGTTGTTGGATGCGAAATTATGGACGATGAATCAACTGAGCATTTGAATGATTCTGCTGATGGTAGAAGAAAGAAGACAATTTCTTTGCATCTGAAGAAATTTTTTCGTGGCGCTCGTTTTACTTCTCTACCCTTTCTTAGACTTGTTGAGGGAAAGCATAAAGAGGGGGACTTTGTATGTGTTAGTGGCAAG GTAAGGACAATGCCTGTCAAAGGTCACTATGAAATGAGAGAATACAATATTGATGTGCTTAAAGATGAAAATGAAGTGTCTTTTCATGCAAAAGGGAGGCCTTATCCTATATACCCTTCAAAAGGAGGTTTAGATCCAAATGTTTTGAGAGACATCATTGCAAG AGTTGCACAAGTTTTGGCTGTCGATGTTGATCCTATTCCTAAAAATATCACTCAGGACTTTGGGCTGTTAAGCCTTCATGAT GCGTACAAGGGGATTCACGAACCAAAGAGTATGGACGAAGCTGATTTGGCTCGGAAAAGGCTAATATTTGATGAGTTCTTTTACCTGCAG TTAGCGCGCCTTTACCAAATGCTTGAAGGTCTTGGtacacaaatagagaaagatgGATTGCTGGATAAGTACAGGAAACCTGAATCAAGTGCTGCTTACACGAAGGAATGGTCCATTCTTACCAAGAAGTTTTCAAAAGCTCTTCCATATACCCTTACTCCTAGTCAACTCACTGCCGTTTCAGAAATCATCTGGGATCTAAGGCAACCAGTTCCTATGAATCGGCTTTTGCAG GGTGATGTTGGTTGTGGGAAAACCGTGGTAGCTTTTCTAGCATGCATGGAGGTTATTGGCTCTGGATATCAG GCAGCTTTCATGGTTCCCACTGAGTTGCTTGCAGTCCAGCATTACGAGCACTTAAATAAATTGCTTGAAAATATGGAGGATGTTGAACGAAAACCTTCAATTGCTTTACTAACAGGCTCAACCCCATCAAAACAATCACGGATAATTCTTGAG GGTCTCAGGACTGGAGAAATATCGATGGTCGTTGGAACCACCAGTTTAATATCTGACAAAATCGAATTCTTTGCATTACGCATTGCAGTGGTGGATGAACAACACCGTTTTGGTGTGATCCAGAGAGGACGGTTTAACAGTAAG CTATACTATACCTCCATAAATTCTAGAATGGTAGCCGCCAGTTCAGATGTGACCTCAAAAGGTGACAACCATATGGCTCCTCATGTTCTTGCCATGTCAGCTACTCCTATCCCGAGGACACTTGCTCTTGCTTTATATGGGGATATGTCATTGACACAG ATAACAGACTTACCTCCAGGAAGAATTCCAGTTGAGACATTCATCATTGAAGGAAATGACAATGGATTTGAGGATGTTTATGAG ATGATGCTGGATGAGTTAAAAGAAGGAGGGAGAGTCTATCTTGTGTATCCAGTTATTGAACAATCTGAACAGCTGCCGCAACTTCGTGCTGCTGCGGCAGATTTTGAAGCTATATCTGATAGGTTTCAGGGCTACACTTGTGGATTGTTGCATGGAAGGATGAAGAGTGATGAGAAAGATGAAGCATTGAGAAAGTTCAGATCTGGAGAAACAGATATACTGCTTTCCACACAAGTAATTGAGATTGGTGTTGATGTTCCGGATGCATCTATGATGGTTGTTATGAATGCTGAGAGATTTGGGATAGCTCAGTTACACCAACTTAGAGGACGAGTTGGACGAGGAGTGAGAAAGTCTAAATGTTTACTATTAGTATCTTCTTCCAGTAGTCTAACTCGGCTGAAGGTCCTGGGGAAATCGTCAGATGGTTTTTATTTGGCAAACATGGACCTTCTTTTACGTGGACCTGGTAACTTGCTTGGCAAGAAACAGTCAGGACATCTTCCAGAGTTTCCTATTGCAAGATTGGAAGTAGATGGCAATATCTTACAAGAAGCGCATCTTGCTGCTCTG AAAGTTTTAGGTGCTTCCCATGATTTGGAGCAATTCCCGCTGCTTAAGGCAGAGCTTAGCATGAGACAGCCGCTGTCTATTCTGGGTGACTGA